In Deinococcus puniceus, one genomic interval encodes:
- a CDS encoding ABC transporter permease — protein MTTASPAAAPKAKRQPSIFSRRFRRSTPGKVGAAIVAVFVLLALLAPILKPYDASSDRNYRLNLKPPSVAALWNPEVAEEYRDPVTGQVNPWSHPFGTDNLGRDVLTRVWHGTAISLKVGVVSTVLALVIGTLVGVLAGYFGGWFDSVTGYLSDVMLAFPSILLAIGFASIFSSDNPPLLISAIDRIFVLNSPQLVTAMLAVSLVQIPVYMRLSRAVVLGLREREFVQASGALGATQIRTVFKHVLPNSLSPLIVQGALSIATATIEVAALGFLGIGAQPPLPEWGTMISDSRQYYVDSPWTMIFPGLAIFLTVLGFNLLGDGLRDVLDPRSTQ, from the coding sequence ATGACCACTGCTTCCCCCGCCGCCGCCCCCAAAGCCAAGCGCCAGCCCAGCATCTTCTCGCGGCGGTTTCGGCGCAGCACGCCCGGCAAAGTCGGCGCGGCCATCGTGGCTGTCTTCGTGCTGCTGGCGCTGCTGGCCCCCATTCTCAAGCCTTACGACGCCTCCAGTGACCGCAATTACCGCCTGAACCTGAAGCCGCCTAGCGTGGCCGCGCTGTGGAATCCAGAAGTAGCCGAGGAATACCGCGATCCGGTGACGGGTCAGGTCAATCCTTGGTCACACCCGTTCGGCACCGACAATCTGGGCCGCGACGTGCTGACTCGCGTGTGGCACGGCACCGCCATCAGCCTGAAGGTGGGCGTGGTCAGTACGGTGCTGGCCCTCGTCATCGGGACGTTGGTGGGCGTGCTGGCCGGGTACTTTGGCGGCTGGTTCGACAGCGTCACCGGCTACCTGTCGGACGTGATGCTGGCCTTCCCCAGTATTTTGCTCGCCATCGGCTTTGCCAGCATCTTCAGTTCAGACAATCCGCCTCTGCTGATCAGTGCCATAGACCGAATATTCGTGCTGAACAGTCCGCAACTGGTCACGGCGATGTTGGCCGTGTCGCTGGTGCAGATTCCGGTCTACATGCGCCTCTCCCGCGCCGTGGTGCTGGGCCTGCGCGAGCGCGAGTTTGTACAGGCGTCGGGTGCCTTGGGAGCCACCCAGATTCGCACCGTGTTCAAGCACGTATTGCCCAACAGCCTCTCACCCCTGATCGTGCAGGGCGCACTGAGCATTGCCACCGCCACCATCGAGGTCGCCGCGCTGGGGTTCCTCGGCATCGGCGCTCAGCCCCCGCTGCCGGAATGGGGCACCATGATCAGCGATTCCCGCCAGTATTACGTGGATTCTCCGTGGACGATGATTTTTCCCGGCCTCGCCATCTTTCTGACGGTGCTGGGCTTCAACCTGCTGGGCGACGGCCTGCGCGATGTACTTGACCCACGCAGTACGCAGTAA
- a CDS encoding 3-hydroxyacyl-CoA dehydrogenase NAD-binding domain-containing protein: protein MTTAPTPMIDQSRDGDILILTINNPPVNAFSPGVPEGLHAGLDVAEQDQSVSAVVIIGGGRTFIAGADIKTFDLPREQAPDLRGFITRLDAFPKPTVAAIHGTALGGGLEVALACTYRVALSGAQLGLPEVKLGIFPGAGGTQRLPRVVGAQKGLEMMLSGSPIGAAEGAQLGLIDELIEGKTEADLRAAAVAFARAHAATRPLPRVSERGVEGASPELFAAARAGLGKTHRGQMSPGMIVDLTEVAATRPFEEGWNAEAGLFLQAKDSPQSRGLRHIFFAERESARVPGIGKDTPLTEIRSAGVIGAGTMGGGIAMNFLNAGIPVTIVETAQDALDRGVATIRRNYENTAKKGRLSMDDVEARMALLTPTLNMNDLAQADIIIEAVFENMDVKKDIFTRLDGIAKPGAILASNTSTLDVNEIASVTSRPESVIGLHFFSPANVMKLLEIVRAEKTSASVLATSMALARKIKKVGVVVGVCDGFVGNRMVHRYGDEARKLVEEGANPQDVDGAMHALGLAMGPFEMSDMAGLDIGYSIRQHQAKVRGEPQPDGWLDRIVAQGRKGQKTQAGIYDYPDGRKPVPSAEMSDLIATYRSEKGLQSRTISPQEITERLAYSLVNEGAKILEEGIAQRAGDIDVIYIYGYGFPAYRGGPMQYADEMGLSNVAAALEKYGQTPAPLLKQLADEGKTFGAWDKEKGRG from the coding sequence ATGACCACTGCCCCAACCCCAATGATCGACCAATCCCGCGACGGCGACATTTTGATTCTCACGATCAACAATCCGCCCGTCAACGCTTTTTCGCCCGGTGTACCGGAAGGCCTGCACGCGGGTCTGGACGTGGCCGAGCAGGATCAGAGCGTCAGCGCGGTGGTCATCATCGGCGGTGGGCGCACGTTTATCGCTGGGGCTGACATCAAAACCTTCGACCTGCCCCGCGAGCAGGCCCCCGATTTGCGCGGCTTCATCACGCGGCTGGACGCCTTCCCCAAGCCCACCGTCGCCGCCATTCACGGCACGGCGTTGGGCGGCGGCCTAGAAGTGGCGCTGGCCTGCACGTACCGCGTGGCGTTGTCGGGCGCTCAGCTAGGCCTGCCCGAAGTCAAGCTGGGAATCTTCCCCGGTGCGGGCGGCACCCAGCGCCTTCCCCGCGTGGTGGGCGCACAAAAGGGCCTAGAAATGATGCTGTCGGGGAGTCCCATCGGGGCCGCCGAGGGCGCACAGTTGGGCCTGATCGACGAACTGATAGAGGGCAAAACCGAGGCCGACTTACGCGCCGCTGCCGTAGCGTTTGCCCGCGCCCACGCTGCAACCCGCCCGCTGCCCCGTGTTTCTGAGCGCGGCGTGGAAGGCGCAAGCCCCGAACTGTTTGCTGCCGCCCGCGCAGGCCTAGGCAAAACCCACCGGGGCCAGATGTCGCCCGGCATGATCGTAGACCTCACCGAAGTGGCCGCCACCCGCCCCTTTGAGGAAGGTTGGAACGCCGAAGCCGGGTTGTTTTTGCAGGCCAAAGATTCGCCGCAGTCGCGCGGCCTGCGTCATATTTTCTTTGCCGAACGCGAAAGCGCCCGTGTGCCCGGCATCGGCAAAGACACCCCCCTGACCGAGATTCGCAGCGCAGGCGTGATTGGCGCGGGCACGATGGGCGGCGGCATCGCCATGAATTTCCTGAACGCGGGCATTCCCGTGACCATCGTGGAAACCGCGCAGGACGCGCTAGACCGGGGCGTGGCAACGATTCGCCGCAACTACGAGAACACCGCCAAAAAAGGCCGCCTGAGCATGGACGACGTGGAGGCGCGAATGGCCCTGCTGACGCCCACGCTGAACATGAATGATCTCGCGCAAGCCGACATCATCATTGAGGCCGTGTTTGAAAACATGGATGTAAAGAAGGATATTTTTACGCGCCTAGACGGGATTGCCAAGCCGGGAGCCATTCTGGCGAGCAATACCAGCACCCTAGATGTGAACGAAATCGCCAGCGTCACTTCGCGCCCCGAAAGCGTGATTGGACTGCACTTTTTCAGCCCCGCCAATGTGATGAAGCTGTTGGAAATCGTGCGGGCCGAGAAAACCAGCGCGTCGGTGTTGGCGACGAGTATGGCCCTCGCCCGCAAGATCAAGAAAGTGGGTGTGGTGGTGGGCGTCTGTGACGGTTTCGTGGGCAACCGCATGGTGCACCGCTACGGCGACGAAGCCCGCAAATTGGTAGAGGAAGGCGCGAATCCGCAAGACGTGGACGGCGCCATGCACGCGCTGGGGCTGGCGATGGGGCCATTCGAGATGTCCGATATGGCGGGGCTGGACATCGGTTATTCCATCCGGCAGCATCAGGCGAAGGTGCGCGGCGAACCGCAACCCGACGGCTGGCTAGACCGGATCGTGGCGCAGGGCCGCAAGGGGCAGAAAACACAGGCCGGAATCTACGACTACCCGGACGGCAGAAAGCCCGTGCCCAGCGCCGAAATGTCAGACCTGATCGCCACTTACCGCAGCGAAAAAGGCTTGCAGAGCCGTACCATCAGCCCGCAGGAAATCACCGAGCGGCTGGCCTACAGTCTGGTCAACGAGGGCGCGAAGATTCTGGAAGAAGGGATTGCCCAGCGGGCCGGAGACATAGATGTGATCTACATTTACGGCTACGGCTTCCCCGCCTACCGGGGCGGCCCCATGCAGTACGCCGACGAAATGGGCCTGAGCAACGTGGCTGCCGCGCTGGAGAAGTACGGCCAGACGCCCGCGCCCCTGCTGAAGCAGTTGGCCGACGAGGGTAAGACGTTTGGGGCGTGGGACAAGGAAAAAGGGCGAGGGTAA
- a CDS encoding NADPH:quinone oxidoreductase family protein, producing the protein MTDTAQSGAAQTMRAIVVEQLGAPDVMQVREGVPVPQPGPGQVRLKVEAVGINFADVLSVAGEYLTRTRVPYTPGMEFAGTVDALGEGVTGVQVGQLVACLGGSGSLATYAVAHAAALIPVPASLTAAQAAAFPVSYFTAYHGLKTLGYGQPGQWVWVQAAAGALGTASIQLAKAMGMNVVATASTEEKLELARKLGADVTLLQDDPDRVQKIRAAAASDSNPKGGVDLVLEVVGGPRFQESLDVVINRGRVIVIGNASREQANLRPVELMKRNVTVTGLWLTSLMGDAEATRDAALALTPLIASGQVTPQVGPTYALDESVRAFQDILDRKTTGKVVIEPQR; encoded by the coding sequence ATGACCGATACAGCCCAAAGTGGAGCGGCACAGACGATGAGGGCCATTGTGGTAGAGCAGTTGGGTGCGCCCGATGTGATGCAGGTGCGTGAAGGCGTGCCCGTGCCGCAGCCGGGGCCGGGGCAAGTGCGCTTGAAGGTGGAAGCGGTGGGCATCAACTTTGCCGACGTGCTGAGTGTGGCGGGCGAGTATCTGACACGAACCCGCGTGCCCTACACGCCTGGCATGGAATTTGCCGGAACCGTGGACGCATTGGGCGAGGGCGTGACAGGCGTGCAAGTGGGCCAATTGGTGGCCTGCTTGGGCGGCAGCGGCAGCCTCGCGACTTACGCGGTGGCCCATGCAGCGGCCCTGATTCCCGTGCCTGCCAGCCTCACGGCGGCTCAGGCGGCGGCGTTTCCGGTGTCGTATTTCACGGCCTATCACGGCCTGAAGACGCTGGGATACGGCCAGCCGGGGCAGTGGGTGTGGGTGCAGGCGGCAGCGGGCGCACTGGGCACGGCCAGCATTCAACTTGCCAAAGCGATGGGCATGAACGTAGTTGCCACCGCCAGCACCGAGGAAAAACTGGAACTGGCCCGCAAACTGGGCGCAGACGTGACCCTGCTGCAAGATGACCCAGACCGCGTGCAGAAAATCCGCGCCGCCGCTGCCAGCGACTCTAACCCCAAAGGCGGCGTAGACCTCGTGCTGGAAGTGGTGGGCGGGCCAAGGTTTCAGGAGAGTTTGGACGTGGTGATAAACCGGGGCCGCGTAATCGTGATCGGCAACGCCAGCCGCGAGCAGGCCAACTTGCGCCCTGTAGAACTGATGAAGCGCAACGTGACCGTGACGGGCCTGTGGCTGACCAGCCTGATGGGCGACGCCGAAGCCACCCGCGACGCAGCGCTGGCCCTGACGCCCCTGATCGCCAGCGGGCAAGTGACGCCGCAAGTGGGGCCAACCTACGCGCTAGACGAAAGCGTGCGGGCTTTTCAGGACATCTTGGATCGGAAAACGACTGGCAAAGTGGTGATTGAACCGCAGAGGTGA
- a CDS encoding lipid II:glycine glycyltransferase FemX: MRLTLEETTDARVYDDAVSSLPITSALQGWGYGEARRVLGQTPVRYLIKAEGRTVGAVQLLRKRLVPGFSTLYAPRGPALESLDLLPAVAEALRKVAKPTDALLKIEPPLPIPADDSVAVPEAYGPFRRAETEQPEHTIIADLTRTEEQMFADLHSMARRNVRAAHKFGVVAGRDDDFEAFWDIFTATNERAKLGAFPRAYYEAMLREGNAYGGEAYIVLSRHEGKALAGGFFLGMGKGAYYLFGGSVRDDRVGENGEPRKDAKAPDAFYWNAMLDAKQRGYELFDFWGIPRQLDEEKHSFGVFKMKLKFSEQRVWYPAYDLNLNAAAPAIVKALRWRKTQNNLKKRGSKEDVL, from the coding sequence GTGCGCCTGACTTTGGAAGAAACCACCGATGCCCGCGTCTATGACGACGCTGTAAGTAGCCTGCCGATTACAAGTGCCCTGCAAGGCTGGGGCTACGGCGAGGCGCGGCGCGTGCTGGGACAAACGCCTGTGCGTTATCTCATCAAGGCTGAGGGCCGCACGGTGGGTGCGGTGCAGCTTCTTCGCAAGCGCCTCGTGCCGGGGTTTTCGACGCTGTACGCGCCGCGTGGCCCCGCCTTAGAGTCGCTGGATTTGCTGCCCGCTGTGGCCGAAGCCCTGCGAAAAGTCGCCAAGCCCACCGACGCGCTGCTGAAAATAGAGCCACCCCTGCCCATCCCCGCCGACGATAGCGTGGCCGTGCCGGAAGCGTATGGCCCCTTTCGCCGCGCCGAAACCGAGCAGCCCGAACACACGATCATCGCCGACCTGACCCGCACCGAAGAACAGATGTTCGCTGACCTGCACAGCATGGCCCGCCGCAATGTGCGTGCCGCCCACAAATTCGGCGTGGTGGCAGGCCGGGATGACGACTTCGAAGCCTTCTGGGACATTTTTACGGCCACCAACGAGCGGGCCAAACTGGGCGCATTTCCCCGCGCCTACTACGAAGCCATGCTGCGCGAAGGCAACGCTTACGGCGGCGAGGCCTACATCGTGCTGTCTCGGCACGAGGGCAAAGCGCTGGCGGGCGGCTTCTTTTTGGGGATGGGCAAGGGCGCGTATTACCTGTTCGGCGGCAGCGTGCGCGATGACCGCGTTGGCGAAAATGGCGAACCCCGCAAGGATGCCAAAGCCCCCGACGCCTTTTACTGGAACGCCATGCTGGATGCCAAGCAGCGCGGCTACGAACTGTTTGATTTCTGGGGCATTCCCCGGCAACTGGACGAAGAAAAACACTCGTTCGGCGTGTTCAAGATGAAACTGAAATTCAGCGAGCAGCGTGTGTGGTATCCCGCCTACGATCTGAACCTGAATGCCGCCGCGCCCGCCATCGTGAAGGCCCTGCGTTGGCGCAAAACGCAGAACAATTTGAAGAAACGGGGAAGCAAAGAAGACGTGTTGTAA
- a CDS encoding peptidylprolyl isomerase, whose amino-acid sequence MKFAGYTAARLTSPFLRGTVLTGTLLLGAALAQTTPAPTPTPAPVQTPATIPTPAPAPTAPATAPAAAPAPAATPAADPSTLVATIGTEKVTLGEFDQAFRVAVARLVNSQGVPFEESYLTEFADARRDFLTQYVRDRAVYQIARIANKPDAAAIDAQVAKARENFADDAEFSEGLAQTGFSTPAELRAELERQAVVAAYLDSVKKRLTFGNAVVLGFYNLNKASFTREGEACAKHILVKTQPEAQQIQKDLVAGGDFAAIAKAKSQDPGSAADGGDLGCFGPGQMVAAFDTASFKGPLNVPQLVQTEFGYHVLTVTGRTNAGLAPLTVAEPLIREQLARDASQKYVNAQVARLKVQSFADVVGAAPAK is encoded by the coding sequence ATGAAATTTGCTGGATACACTGCGGCTCGTCTGACCTCACCCTTTCTGAGAGGAACAGTGCTGACGGGAACGCTGCTGCTGGGCGCTGCTCTGGCCCAAACCACCCCCGCACCTACACCCACTCCAGCACCCGTGCAAACTCCGGCCACGATTCCGACCCCCGCGCCAGCGCCCACTGCGCCCGCAACGGCTCCGGCGGCGGCTCCTGCACCTGCGGCCACTCCCGCTGCCGATCCGTCCACCTTGGTCGCCACCATCGGCACCGAGAAAGTGACGCTGGGCGAGTTCGATCAGGCGTTTCGGGTGGCTGTTGCGCGGCTCGTCAATTCTCAAGGCGTGCCCTTTGAAGAGTCGTACCTGACCGAATTTGCCGACGCCCGCCGCGACTTTCTGACCCAGTACGTGCGTGACCGCGCCGTGTACCAGATTGCCCGGATTGCCAACAAGCCCGACGCAGCCGCGATTGACGCACAAGTTGCCAAGGCCCGCGAGAACTTTGCCGACGACGCTGAATTCAGCGAGGGCTTGGCGCAGACCGGCTTCAGCACGCCCGCTGAACTCCGGGCAGAACTGGAACGGCAGGCCGTGGTCGCCGCTTATCTGGACAGCGTGAAGAAGCGCCTGACCTTCGGCAATGCCGTGGTTTTGGGCTTTTACAACCTCAACAAAGCCTCGTTTACTCGTGAAGGTGAGGCCTGCGCCAAGCACATCCTGGTCAAGACCCAGCCCGAAGCCCAGCAGATTCAGAAGGATCTGGTGGCAGGCGGCGACTTCGCGGCCATTGCCAAGGCCAAGAGCCAAGACCCCGGCAGCGCGGCAGACGGCGGCGATCTGGGTTGCTTCGGGCCGGGCCAAATGGTGGCGGCCTTCGATACCGCCAGCTTCAAGGGGCCGCTGAACGTGCCCCAGTTGGTTCAGACCGAGTTCGGATACCACGTGCTGACCGTGACTGGGCGCACCAATGCAGGCCTCGCGCCGCTGACCGTGGCCGAGCCGCTGATCCGCGAGCAACTGGCCCGCGACGCCTCTCAGAAATACGTGAATGCTCAGGTGGCCCGCCTGAAAGTGCAGAGCTTTGCTGATGTGGTGGGCGCGGCTCCGGCCAAGTAA
- a CDS encoding intradiol ring-cleavage dioxygenase yields the protein MNQHPNVNPAPDEDNDDEMVGTLLSRRRALRLLGWGGGVAALAAGSVLAQRTSAGTTGATSLPGCVVRPAQTEGPYFIDEKLNRSDIRKDSKTGKASAGIPLTLDFVVSKVTVGTCTPRGRVLIDVWQCDALGVYSDVSGNTDDFLRGSQVTNAQGKASFTTVYPGWYPGRAVHIHFKLRPLDASGKPTGEFTSQLFFPEAVTDAAHAAAPYNRKGKRNTLNSTDGIYRNGGSQLLLNLTGNPQKGYRATFDVGLNIG from the coding sequence ATGAACCAGCACCCGAACGTGAACCCCGCGCCCGACGAAGACAACGACGATGAGATGGTGGGGACTCTGCTCAGCCGCAGGCGGGCGCTGAGGCTGCTGGGATGGGGCGGCGGCGTGGCGGCGTTGGCGGCAGGCAGCGTGCTGGCCCAGCGCACCAGCGCGGGAACCACTGGTGCCACCAGCCTGCCCGGATGTGTGGTGCGGCCCGCCCAGACCGAAGGCCCGTATTTTATTGACGAAAAACTGAACCGCAGCGATATTCGCAAGGATTCCAAGACCGGCAAGGCCAGCGCGGGCATTCCGCTGACACTGGATTTTGTGGTGTCGAAGGTGACGGTAGGCACTTGCACGCCGCGTGGCCGGGTGCTGATAGACGTGTGGCAATGCGACGCGCTGGGTGTGTATTCGGACGTCTCGGGCAACACCGACGACTTCCTGCGCGGCTCGCAGGTCACCAACGCACAGGGCAAGGCCAGCTTCACCACCGTGTATCCCGGCTGGTATCCGGGCCGCGCCGTGCATATCCACTTCAAGCTGCGCCCACTGGATGCCAGCGGCAAGCCCACCGGGGAATTCACGTCGCAACTGTTCTTCCCCGAAGCCGTGACAGACGCGGCCCACGCCGCCGCACCCTACAACCGCAAAGGCAAGCGCAATACGCTGAACAGCACCGACGGCATCTACCGCAACGGCGGCAGCCAGCTGCTGCTGAACCTGACCGGGAATCCTCAGAAGGGCTACCGCGCAACGTTTGACGTGGGGCTGAATATCGGCTGA
- a CDS encoding DoxX family protein, with amino-acid sequence MTQTVHAMIPEPHLAQLLFANPRLAPLWAFIRIYVGYAWLVAGWGKVTNPAGVWVGEKAGTAVTGYLTGALAKTTGDHPDVSGWYGWFIQNVALPNAAVFSYLVAYGEVLVGIALILGLLTGLAAFFGGFMNVSYLLAGTLSTNPLLFILATWLVLGWRVAGYWGLDRWVLPKLGVSVTNTDKTGRTRTKAT; translated from the coding sequence ATGACCCAGACCGTCCATGCCATGATTCCTGAACCGCACTTGGCTCAGCTTCTGTTCGCCAACCCACGCCTCGCGCCCCTCTGGGCCTTCATCCGCATTTATGTGGGCTACGCCTGGCTGGTCGCGGGCTGGGGCAAAGTGACCAATCCAGCAGGCGTCTGGGTCGGCGAAAAGGCGGGTACAGCCGTCACCGGCTACCTCACTGGCGCACTCGCCAAAACCACAGGCGATCACCCAGACGTTTCGGGCTGGTACGGATGGTTTATTCAAAACGTGGCGCTGCCCAACGCCGCCGTCTTTTCATATCTGGTGGCTTACGGAGAAGTGCTGGTGGGCATCGCCCTGATTCTGGGCCTGTTGACCGGTTTGGCGGCCTTCTTCGGCGGCTTTATGAATGTCAGTTACCTGCTGGCCGGAACCCTTAGTACCAATCCGCTGCTCTTTATTCTGGCAACGTGGCTGGTCTTGGGCTGGCGAGTGGCTGGATACTGGGGTCTAGACCGTTGGGTGCTGCCCAAGTTGGGGGTCAGTGTTACGAATACCGACAAGACTGGCAGAACGCGAACAAAGGCCACTTAG
- a CDS encoding GGDEF domain-containing protein: MPHPLPTTLTASGRAWADRELNPTSARQWAQASPPSPVRDVMLAYLDWRTGAYTSAFEHVNAALSELTAPDVWRSRALNIRAGLMMARLDFSAAHALYHEQLAVATGCGDLVELAHAKHDLALALLDFNVGEALPLLQESLELFEDCGQSEQTGVAYLNLGMVYQRRGEFGRAEQHYARAVQRGQDGYAVLHILALAQLVVLKVQQGQLGAAQAHFNDLDQLPQSQDIEAEVERARASVLLTQELSRVRWAQDQGDWDDTAREQTAGLQAVDPATLALAMIGQANARQAQRLAELEASLAQAEAQHAEAERRSVTDLLTGLHNRQHLMTEGARRLTNGTAQAPAQAAMIDVDRFKRVNDTHGHATGDTVLREIAALLKAHALPGDLVARYGGEEFVLVRCAGQPSLVPTLEGFRLAVQNHAWTTRPVTVSIGMTLVPGDTLDVALDRADQLMYAAKRAGGNRLRHDLPRDSSRGTPHINLIYDPERDSVC; encoded by the coding sequence ATGCCGCACCCTCTGCCCACCACACTCACTGCCTCTGGGCGGGCGTGGGCTGACCGCGAGCTGAACCCCACCAGTGCGCGGCAATGGGCGCAGGCCTCGCCGCCCTCACCTGTGCGCGACGTCATGCTGGCATACCTCGATTGGCGCACTGGAGCCTACACTTCCGCCTTTGAGCATGTGAACGCCGCGCTGTCCGAGTTGACTGCGCCCGATGTCTGGCGTTCGCGTGCCCTGAATATCCGGGCAGGCCTGATGATGGCGCGTCTGGATTTCAGCGCGGCGCACGCCCTGTACCACGAGCAATTGGCGGTAGCAACGGGCTGCGGCGACCTTGTGGAGCTGGCCCATGCCAAGCACGATCTGGCCCTCGCGCTCCTGGATTTCAATGTGGGAGAAGCACTGCCCCTGTTGCAGGAGTCGCTGGAGTTGTTCGAGGACTGCGGCCAGTCCGAGCAGACTGGCGTGGCGTACCTGAATCTGGGGATGGTGTACCAGCGGCGCGGCGAATTTGGCCGGGCAGAACAGCACTATGCCCGTGCCGTGCAGCGCGGCCAAGATGGCTACGCGGTGCTGCATATTCTGGCGCTGGCGCAGTTGGTCGTCCTCAAGGTGCAGCAGGGCCAACTGGGAGCGGCCCAGGCGCACTTTAACGACCTCGATCAGCTTCCGCAGTCTCAGGATATAGAGGCGGAAGTCGAGCGTGCCCGCGCCAGTGTACTGCTGACCCAAGAGCTGAGCCGGGTGCGCTGGGCGCAGGATCAGGGTGACTGGGACGACACTGCACGCGAGCAGACCGCTGGGCTTCAGGCCGTTGACCCGGCCACCCTGGCGCTTGCCATGATCGGGCAGGCCAATGCACGGCAGGCCCAACGGTTGGCCGAACTCGAAGCCTCGTTGGCCCAGGCTGAAGCCCAGCACGCCGAAGCTGAACGCCGCAGCGTAACCGACCTGCTGACCGGCCTGCACAACCGCCAACACCTGATGACCGAGGGGGCGCGGCGCTTGACGAATGGAACAGCCCAGGCTCCTGCTCAGGCAGCCATGATCGACGTAGACCGCTTTAAACGGGTGAACGACACGCACGGCCACGCCACCGGAGATACCGTCTTGCGCGAAATCGCTGCTCTTCTCAAGGCCCATGCCCTGCCAGGTGATCTGGTGGCCCGCTACGGAGGAGAAGAATTTGTGCTGGTGCGCTGTGCGGGTCAGCCGAGCCTCGTGCCCACCTTGGAGGGCTTCCGATTGGCCGTGCAAAATCACGCGTGGACGACCCGGCCCGTCACAGTCAGCATCGGGATGACACTGGTGCCCGGCGACACCTTGGACGTGGCCCTAGACCGGGCTGACCAGCTGATGTACGCCGCCAAACGCGCTGGGGGCAACAGATTGCGCCATGACCTGCCCCGCGACAGCTCCCGTGGTACGCCGCACATCAACTTGATCTACGACCCCGAACGCGATTCCGTCTGCTGA
- a CDS encoding histone deacetylase family protein, which yields MTASPPTFSHPFRAYTPAAYTFPLPEGHRFPAYKYAGVRDRLAGLLPVLDTPNLRWADAARVHDPVWLRRWRRGEVTAAEERAFGLPWSLGVVERARRAAGGSLAALHDALAVGWGANLAGGTHHAFAASAEGFCLVNDAAILTRIALDEGLARRVAILDLDVHQGNGTAALLGAEARAFTLSIHGERNYPFRKERSSLDLGLPDGVTDSEYLSVLRESALPALQAFRPDLLLYLAGADVLAGDRFGRFALTLDGVYERNHTVLTWARTAGIPVVTLMAGGYNRDHSLTVEAHSSVVLAGLDVFAH from the coding sequence GTGACCGCCTCGCCGCCCACCTTCTCCCACCCCTTCCGCGCCTACACGCCCGCCGCCTACACCTTCCCCCTGCCCGAAGGTCACCGCTTTCCCGCCTACAAGTACGCCGGAGTCCGTGACCGCTTAGCTGGCCTGCTGCCCGTGCTGGACACCCCCAACCTCCGCTGGGCCGACGCCGCCCGCGTACACGACCCGGTCTGGCTGAGACGCTGGCGGCGTGGCGAGGTGACGGCTGCCGAAGAACGCGCCTTTGGGTTGCCGTGGAGTTTGGGTGTGGTGGAGCGGGCGCGGCGGGCGGCGGGCGGGTCTCTGGCGGCGCTGCACGACGCATTGGCGGTGGGCTGGGGCGCGAACCTCGCGGGTGGCACGCATCATGCGTTCGCGGCCAGTGCCGAGGGCTTTTGTCTGGTCAACGACGCGGCTATCCTGACCCGGATCGCGCTGGATGAAGGGCTGGCGCGGCGCGTGGCGATCCTTGATCTGGACGTGCATCAGGGCAACGGCACGGCGGCGCTGCTGGGGGCCGAGGCACGCGCCTTTACCCTCAGCATTCACGGCGAGCGCAACTACCCCTTTCGAAAGGAGCGCAGCAGTCTCGATCTGGGCCTGCCCGATGGCGTCACAGACAGCGAATACTTGTCGGTGTTGCGGGAATCGGCGCTGCCAGCCCTGCAAGCCTTCCGGCCCGATCTGCTGCTGTACTTAGCGGGGGCCGATGTGCTGGCCGGAGACCGCTTCGGGCGCTTTGCCCTCACGTTGGACGGGGTGTACGAGCGCAACCACACGGTGCTGACTTGGGCGCGGACGGCGGGAATCCCCGTGGTGACCCTGATGGCGGGCGGCTATAACCGTGACCACAGCCTGACCGTCGAGGCCCACAGTAGCGTGGTCTTGGCTGGTCTAGACGTGTTTGCCCACTGA